A single Tenacibaculum sp. 190524A02b DNA region contains:
- the uvrC gene encoding excinuclease ABC subunit UvrC, protein MPTPLELQVKTLPNSSGVYQYFDKEDTIIYVGKAKNLKKRVSSYFTKNHDNGKTRILVKKIVRLEHIVVDTETDALLLENNLIKKYQPRYNVLLKDDKSYPWICIKKERFPRVFSTRRVIKDGSEYFGPYTNVKTVNHLLELIKELYPLRTCNYDLHETKINAHKYKVCLEYHLGNCKGPCEDLQTEDNYLKDIKSIRNIIKGNFKESLEHFHQIMLDFASEMKFEEAQKIKDKLASLQNYQAKSTIVNPSINNVDVFSIISDETHGYANFFKIMNGAIVQSYTTEIKKKLDETDKDLLELFIIETRQRFNSLSREVYVPFKVDLGDKIKVTVPKLGDKKRIVDLSERNAKYYRQEQFKQIKIVDPDRHVKRIMGQMQKDLRLRVEPRHIECFDNSNIQGTNPVAACVVFKNGKPSKKDYRHFNIKTVEGPDDFASMEEVVYRRYKRLLEEEKPLPQLIVIDGGKGQLSSALKSLDALGLRGKIAIIGIAKRLEEIYYPGDSVPLYLDKKSETLKIIQYLRNEAHRFGITFHRNKRSKSAIQSELEQIPNVGKQTITNLLRKFKSAKRVKSASFDELKEAVGFARAQKIYQYYHKN, encoded by the coding sequence ATGCCAACACCTTTAGAATTACAAGTAAAAACACTACCAAATTCATCTGGAGTTTATCAGTATTTTGATAAAGAAGATACTATTATTTACGTTGGTAAAGCAAAAAACTTAAAAAAAAGGGTTTCTTCTTACTTTACTAAAAATCATGATAATGGAAAGACTAGAATTTTAGTTAAGAAAATTGTTAGACTGGAACATATTGTGGTGGATACGGAAACAGATGCACTTCTTCTAGAAAATAACTTGATTAAAAAATACCAACCAAGGTATAATGTATTGCTAAAAGATGACAAATCTTATCCTTGGATTTGTATAAAAAAAGAACGATTTCCTCGTGTTTTTTCAACCAGAAGAGTCATTAAAGATGGTTCTGAATATTTTGGTCCTTACACAAACGTTAAAACAGTAAACCATTTATTAGAATTAATTAAAGAATTATATCCTTTACGAACTTGTAATTATGACTTGCATGAAACTAAAATTAATGCACATAAATATAAAGTATGTTTAGAATATCATTTAGGCAATTGTAAAGGACCTTGTGAAGATTTACAAACTGAAGATAACTACTTAAAAGATATTAAATCTATCCGAAATATTATTAAAGGTAATTTTAAAGAAAGTTTAGAGCATTTTCATCAAATAATGTTGGATTTTGCTTCAGAAATGAAGTTTGAAGAAGCTCAAAAGATAAAAGATAAACTAGCCTCATTGCAAAATTATCAGGCTAAATCTACCATTGTAAATCCGTCTATTAATAATGTAGATGTTTTTTCTATTATTTCAGATGAAACCCACGGATATGCTAACTTCTTTAAAATTATGAATGGTGCTATTGTACAGTCATACACTACTGAAATTAAAAAGAAATTAGACGAAACGGATAAGGATTTACTAGAACTTTTTATTATTGAAACCAGACAACGATTCAACTCTTTATCAAGAGAAGTATACGTTCCTTTTAAGGTAGATTTAGGAGATAAAATAAAAGTAACAGTTCCTAAATTAGGAGATAAGAAAAGGATTGTTGATTTATCTGAAAGAAATGCAAAGTACTATCGTCAAGAGCAGTTTAAACAAATAAAAATTGTTGACCCTGATAGACATGTAAAACGTATTATGGGGCAAATGCAAAAAGATTTACGTTTACGTGTAGAACCTCGTCATATAGAATGTTTTGATAATTCCAATATACAAGGAACCAATCCTGTTGCCGCATGTGTGGTTTTTAAAAATGGAAAACCTAGTAAAAAGGATTATCGCCATTTTAATATAAAAACTGTGGAAGGTCCAGATGATTTTGCTTCTATGGAAGAAGTTGTATACCGAAGATATAAACGTTTACTAGAAGAGGAAAAACCATTGCCACAACTTATTGTTATTGATGGTGGAAAAGGGCAATTATCTTCTGCTTTAAAAAGTTTAGATGCACTAGGTTTACGTGGAAAAATAGCTATTATTGGTATTGCTAAACGTTTGGAAGAAATTTATTATCCTGGTGATAGTGTGCCTTTATATTTAGATAAAAAATCTGAAACACTTAAAATAATTCAATACTTACGTAATGAAGCCCATCGCTTTGGAATTACCTTCCATAGAAATAAACGAAGTAAAAGTGCTATACAATCTGAATTAGAACAAATTCCTAACGTTGGTAAACAAACCATAACTAATTTATTACGTAAATTTAAATCAGCTAAACGCGTAAAAAGTGCTAGCTTTGACGAGCTAAAAGAAGCTGTTGGATTTGCAAGAGCACAAAAAATTTATCAATACTATCATAAAAACTAG
- a CDS encoding MutS-related protein, which translates to MQKPTDFYSEQLDKLKQQLTEVNKKISTVRLLRFIVFISLVIGIYYTFNQAYIPVIIGVIGIVVFSFLVVKHQTLKEKRKIIKHKISINQTEINVSKGDFSNLPNGAEFIDSQHFYSYDIDLFGENSFFQYINRTITSNGKKLLAKIVSDNSISHIQEKQKSLQELSQKVNWRQHFSSLKTLISSGENDTRNIVDWMTSYESKLSQSLINLARLFSIVSILLIGLVSFKVISFSVIINWFFIGLAITAFNLKKTQKIYTSASKSKDVFKQYYVLLEQVEKETFSSKILKEKQKSIQTNTQKASLIFKEFSKILDAFDQRNNVIIAVFGNGLFLWEVLNACKAEKWINNHKNTVEEWFNTISFFDAYNSLANFVFNKPQYVFPTIQEEHNNISANNLGHPLLNPLKRVDNNFTIQNGQFFIVTGANMAGKSTFLRTVSLSIIMANCGLPVCAESYKYTPTKLITSMRTSDSLSDDESYFYSELKRLKLIVNTIESDNYFIILDEILKGTNSKDKAIGSKQFVEKLNKSNSTGIIATHDVSLCDLADEYHEILNYYFDAEIVNDELYFDYKMKTGVCKNMNASFLLRKMEIV; encoded by the coding sequence ATGCAAAAACCAACAGATTTTTACTCGGAACAACTTGATAAGTTAAAACAGCAACTCACAGAGGTTAATAAAAAAATAAGTACCGTTAGGTTATTAAGATTTATTGTTTTTATAAGTTTAGTAATAGGAATTTATTACACATTTAATCAAGCATATATTCCAGTTATAATAGGAGTTATAGGAATAGTTGTTTTTAGCTTTTTGGTAGTAAAGCACCAAACATTGAAAGAAAAAAGAAAAATAATAAAACATAAAATTTCTATTAACCAAACTGAGATTAATGTATCAAAAGGCGATTTTAGCAACTTACCTAACGGAGCTGAGTTTATAGATTCTCAGCATTTTTATAGTTATGATATTGATTTATTTGGAGAAAACTCCTTCTTTCAATATATTAATAGAACCATTACATCTAATGGAAAAAAATTGTTGGCGAAAATAGTATCCGATAATTCTATTAGTCATATTCAAGAGAAACAAAAATCACTTCAAGAACTTTCACAAAAAGTCAATTGGCGTCAACATTTTTCATCATTAAAAACATTAATTTCTTCTGGAGAAAATGATACCCGAAATATTGTGGATTGGATGACAAGTTATGAAAGTAAACTTTCGCAAAGTTTGATTAATCTAGCTCGTTTGTTTTCTATAGTTTCTATTTTATTAATTGGACTCGTTAGTTTTAAAGTAATTTCCTTTTCAGTAATTATCAATTGGTTTTTTATAGGGTTGGCGATCACAGCTTTTAATTTAAAAAAGACACAAAAAATATATACTTCAGCAAGTAAATCAAAAGATGTTTTTAAGCAATATTATGTATTACTTGAACAAGTAGAAAAAGAAACATTTTCTTCAAAAATTTTAAAAGAAAAACAAAAAAGTATTCAAACAAACACCCAAAAAGCATCTTTAATTTTTAAAGAGTTTTCTAAAATTTTAGACGCTTTTGATCAACGTAATAACGTAATTATTGCTGTTTTTGGAAATGGACTGTTTTTGTGGGAAGTTTTAAATGCGTGTAAAGCAGAAAAATGGATAAATAATCATAAAAATACTGTAGAAGAGTGGTTTAATACTATTAGCTTTTTTGATGCTTATAATTCACTGGCTAATTTTGTGTTTAATAAACCTCAGTATGTTTTTCCAACTATTCAAGAAGAACACAATAATATTAGTGCTAATAATTTAGGGCATCCATTATTAAACCCATTAAAACGAGTGGATAACAATTTTACCATTCAAAATGGACAATTTTTTATTGTAACCGGAGCTAATATGGCTGGTAAAAGTACTTTTTTACGTACGGTTTCATTATCAATTATTATGGCTAATTGCGGATTACCTGTTTGTGCGGAAAGTTATAAATACACTCCAACAAAACTAATTACTAGTATGCGTACTTCTGATTCGTTATCCGATGACGAATCTTATTTTTACTCAGAACTAAAACGATTAAAGCTAATTGTAAATACTATTGAGTCAGATAACTATTTTATTATACTTGATGAAATTTTAAAAGGAACCAATAGTAAAGACAAAGCAATAGGGTCTAAGCAGTTTGTTGAAAAGTTAAATAAATCAAACTCAACAGGAATTATAGCAACACACGACGTAAGTTTGTGTGATTTAGCCGATGAATACCATGAGATTTTAAATTATTATTTTGATGCTGAGATTGTTAATGATGAATTGTACTTTGATTACAAAATGAAAACAGGAGTTTGTAAAAATATGAACGCTTCATTTTTGCTCAGAAAAATGGAGATTGTGTAA
- a CDS encoding patatin-like phospholipase family protein, with product MKKLLLLPFFITLNLFAQQQPKIGLVLSGGGAKGFAHVGVLKELEKAGLQVDYIGGTSMGAIVGGLYASGYSAKQIENIIKSADFMTLLQDKVSRNSKPFFMKQHGEKYAISLPIKKDGVGLPLGLSRGQNVLNFLTELLAPVDDINDFSQLSIPFYCVATNIETGNEVVLEKGSLPLALRASGAFPSLLNPVDIDGQLLVDGGVVNNYPVDIMKTKNVDLIIGVNVQGQLLKRDELSSVASLLLQIINFQMYKKADEHIKLLDISLKPDIIEYSVISFDKKKEILQEGIKVAKPYKAVFDSIAKLQTRKKRRPKLNIKPHKLLVDRIIIKGNKNYTDNYVLGKLQLEEGDSVSYKDISKKISSLTATKNFERIDYHFESSFKGKKLVLKVKEDNIKSFLRFGLHYDLLYKSAVLVNYSHKKLLKQNDEFTFDVGIGDRIRYNLNYFIDNGIIPSYGFSSNYNSFTSNFLYDDVVNKINIRYLDFTNAFYVQTTMDKKFAFGLGIENKRIKITSDTFLVNNEDTVFDNSNYVNAYSFLKLDTYDKNMFPTSGFYADIGFKWFVWSDRNERFNEFPSGSDRFTQFSQLSGTIGFAKTFFDKLTFQYTSDAGYTLGNVSSEVFDFRLGGYNKNYANSFYAFYGYDTATLNNQSFLRSEFNFRYRVFDKHYANFIANYARVENDIFLNGELFKNTKSGYAIGYGIETFLGPIEIKYTWSPDHKENFWLFNLGFWF from the coding sequence ATGAAAAAACTACTACTACTTCCCTTTTTTATAACCTTAAACTTATTTGCGCAACAACAACCCAAAATAGGATTGGTTTTAAGTGGCGGAGGTGCTAAAGGCTTTGCTCATGTGGGCGTATTAAAAGAATTAGAAAAAGCTGGTCTGCAAGTTGACTATATTGGCGGAACAAGTATGGGAGCTATTGTTGGAGGATTGTATGCTTCTGGTTATTCTGCTAAGCAAATAGAAAATATTATTAAAAGTGCCGATTTTATGACCTTACTTCAGGATAAAGTAAGTAGAAATTCGAAGCCTTTTTTTATGAAACAACATGGTGAAAAATATGCTATTTCTTTACCTATTAAAAAAGATGGTGTTGGTTTACCTTTAGGATTATCCAGAGGGCAAAATGTTTTAAACTTTTTAACAGAATTACTAGCTCCTGTTGATGATATTAATGATTTTTCTCAACTATCTATTCCTTTTTATTGTGTAGCAACTAATATTGAAACTGGTAACGAAGTGGTTTTAGAAAAAGGTTCTTTACCCTTGGCATTAAGAGCTAGTGGTGCGTTTCCTTCTTTGTTAAATCCTGTAGATATTGATGGACAATTGCTAGTAGATGGCGGTGTAGTAAACAACTACCCAGTTGATATTATGAAAACTAAAAATGTTGATTTGATTATTGGAGTTAATGTACAAGGCCAACTTTTAAAAAGAGATGAACTTTCTTCCGTTGCTTCTCTTTTGTTACAAATTATCAATTTTCAAATGTATAAAAAGGCAGATGAGCATATAAAACTATTAGATATCTCTTTAAAACCTGATATTATAGAGTACAGTGTAATTTCTTTTGATAAGAAAAAAGAAATTTTACAAGAAGGTATTAAAGTAGCTAAACCATACAAAGCTGTTTTTGACAGTATTGCTAAACTGCAAACAAGAAAAAAAAGAAGACCAAAATTAAATATTAAGCCTCATAAATTATTAGTAGATAGAATTATTATTAAAGGAAATAAAAACTATACAGATAATTATGTATTGGGTAAATTACAGTTAGAAGAAGGTGATAGTGTATCTTATAAAGATATTTCAAAAAAAATAAGTTCGTTAACTGCTACGAAAAACTTTGAACGAATTGATTATCATTTTGAAAGTTCTTTTAAAGGAAAAAAGTTAGTTTTAAAAGTAAAAGAAGATAATATAAAATCTTTCTTACGTTTTGGTTTACATTACGATTTACTCTACAAATCTGCTGTATTAGTTAATTATAGCCATAAAAAATTATTAAAACAGAATGATGAATTTACCTTTGATGTGGGAATTGGTGACCGAATTCGATATAATTTAAATTACTTTATAGATAATGGAATTATTCCTAGTTATGGGTTTTCTTCAAATTATAATTCTTTTACAAGTAATTTTTTATATGATGATGTAGTTAACAAAATAAACATTCGTTATTTAGATTTCACCAATGCTTTTTATGTACAAACTACTATGGATAAAAAATTTGCTTTTGGTTTAGGTATTGAAAATAAGAGAATTAAAATTACTTCAGATACTTTTTTAGTTAATAATGAAGATACTGTATTTGACAATAGTAATTACGTAAATGCTTATAGCTTTTTAAAGCTAGATACTTATGATAAAAACATGTTTCCAACCTCAGGTTTTTATGCTGATATTGGTTTTAAGTGGTTTGTTTGGTCGGATAGGAATGAGCGATTTAATGAATTTCCTAGCGGAAGTGATCGATTTACTCAATTTTCCCAACTTTCTGGTACTATAGGTTTTGCAAAAACATTTTTTGATAAGCTTACTTTTCAATACACTTCGGATGCTGGGTATACCTTAGGTAATGTTTCTTCTGAGGTTTTTGATTTTAGGTTAGGTGGCTATAATAAAAACTATGCCAATAGCTTTTATGCTTTTTATGGTTATGATACTGCTACCTTAAATAATCAATCTTTTTTAAGGTCTGAGTTTAATTTCAGATATCGTGTTTTTGACAAGCATTATGCTAATTTTATTGCTAATTATGCCCGTGTTGAAAATGATATATTTTTAAATGGGGAGTTATTTAAAAACACCAAATCTGGTTATGCTATTGGTTATGGAATAGAAACATTTTTAGGCCCTATAGAAATTAAATATACTTGGTCACCAGATCATAAGGAAAACTTTTGGCTGTTTAATTTAGGATTTTGGTTTTAA